The following are encoded together in the Bactrocera neohumeralis isolate Rockhampton chromosome 6, APGP_CSIRO_Bneo_wtdbg2-racon-allhic-juicebox.fasta_v2, whole genome shotgun sequence genome:
- the LOC126761708 gene encoding uncharacterized protein LOC126761708 isoform X2 encodes MAILQSCCFWKTVRTGSMASAAYTLVYFGFSTVVMLITVYDEQEFLAGSSEQPLGESILAKGEITPAIVVFNILFLICSLFIVMSSLLMFVGLKQNRRQLLLPWIIFMLCDVLIEILHLIYLSFTQIVNFDPVVGFIFTIDFFIMCLNSYCLLCVISQYQNYLQGLGCGNQQIRTEVVIQSADGGAGSSQNYLCATKIQKSIASPYITTNPHTHISTIHEEMDQNHKISTDSAEVPRELVEDNCLHITVSIPSPL; translated from the exons ATGGCTATACTGCAGTCTTGTTGCTTTTGGAAGACGGTGCGTACCGGCAGCATGGCAAGCGCCGCATACACTTTG GTGTACTTTGGTTTCTCCACCGTTGTTATGCTCATTACCGTTTACGATGAACAGGAGTTTCTGGCTGGTAGCAGCGAGCAGCCATTAGGGGAAAGCATCTTGGCTAAGGGAGAGATAACTCCGG CTATTGTTGTATTTAATATTCTCTTTCTGATTTGCTCGCTCTTCATCGTCATGTCGTCGCTCTTAATGTTCGTGGGGCTAAAGCAG AATCGTCGTCAACTGCTGTTACCCTGGATTATTTTCATGCTTTGCGATGTGCTCATTGAAATTCTTCACTTAATCTATTTGTCATTTACGCAAATCGTGAACTTCGATCCAGTAGTCGGCTTTATATTCACCATCGACTTTTTTATAATGTGTCTAAAT TCTTACTGTCTGCTGTGCGTGATATCGCAATATCAAAATTACCTGCAAGGACTGGGTTGCGGGAATCAACAGATACGG ACCGAAGTGGTGATACAATCAGCTGATGGTGGAGCTGGCTCAAGTCAGAATTACCTGTGTGcaacgaaaatacaaaaatctaTCGCTAGTCCTTACATAACAACAAATCCACACACGCATATTTCGACGATACACGAGGAGATGGaccaaaatcataaaatttctaCGGATTCAG
- the LOC126761708 gene encoding uncharacterized protein LOC126761708 isoform X1, with the protein MAILQSCCFWKTVRTGSMASAAYTLVYFGFSTVVMLITVYDEQEFLAGSSEQPLGESILAKGEITPAIVVFNILFLICSLFIVMSSLLMFVGLKQNRRQLLLPWIIFMLCDVLIEILHLIYLSFTQIVNFDPVVGFIFTIDFFIMCLNSYCLLCVISQYQNYLQGLGCGNQQIRTEVVIQSADGGAGSSQNYLCATKIQKSIASPYITTNPHTHISTIHEEMDQNHKISTDSAEVPGELVEDNCLHITVNIPSPL; encoded by the exons ATGGCTATACTGCAGTCTTGTTGCTTTTGGAAGACGGTGCGTACCGGCAGCATGGCAAGCGCCGCATACACTTTG GTGTACTTTGGTTTCTCCACCGTTGTTATGCTCATTACCGTTTACGATGAACAGGAGTTTCTGGCTGGTAGCAGCGAGCAGCCATTAGGGGAAAGCATCTTGGCTAAGGGAGAGATAACTCCGG CTATTGTTGTATTTAATATTCTCTTTCTGATTTGCTCGCTCTTCATCGTCATGTCGTCGCTCTTAATGTTCGTGGGGCTAAAGCAG AATCGTCGTCAACTGCTGTTACCCTGGATTATTTTCATGCTTTGCGATGTGCTCATTGAAATTCTTCACTTAATCTATTTGTCATTTACGCAAATCGTGAACTTCGATCCAGTAGTCGGCTTTATATTCACCATCGACTTTTTTATAATGTGTCTAAAT TCTTACTGTCTGCTGTGCGTGATATCGCAATATCAAAATTACCTGCAAGGACTGGGTTGCGGGAATCAACAGATACGG ACCGAAGTGGTGATACAATCAGCTGATGGTGGAGCTGGCTCAAGTCAGAATTACCTGTGTGcaacgaaaatacaaaaatctaTCGCTAGTCCTTACATAACAACAAATCCACACACGCATATTTCGACGATACACGAGGAGATGGaccaaaatcataaaatttctaCGGATTCAG CGGAAGTGCCGGGCGAACTGGTTGAGGACAACTGCTTACACATAACTGTCAACATTCCGTCTCCGTTATAA